A region of Theileria annulata chromosome 2, complete sequence, *** SEQUENCING IN PROGRESS *** DNA encodes the following proteins:
- a CDS encoding uncharacterized protein (chr2.C.cand.99 - hypothetical protein) produces MNERVWEDPDDAESPPLEEPGWLKKRRLILKEGDSDPNLSVSGSLTRVKPSAFKTGSRFKITPIKPSKDSFKFSGGVSGIGFDEEFRFMSVLCHKEKGLQLYTVGDKERFKIKSKKTLFFDNFLIRDFAFKDNNLLLIGKNKKLLKYDLKSGLGQNIFNVIIPRTESALKQIFTSNHSNYYAMTCANTGTILLCDFKDNLLVHNFKMNSECVMYEFDIRGGKCRRKFKDPNSVHVTAFSAFNSNRNSYFATGTKSGYVNLYHTNSDKPFKVLDNLTTEITSLKLSEEFGLFSSVHKKNSVRLVYNDNYNVVANWPNNTSNLGRITALEYCQPLNTIVLGTRSGRIHFHTIKK; encoded by the exons ATGAATGAAAGGGTTTGGGAAGATCCTGACGATGCTGAATCACCTCCTTTGGAGGAGCCTGGATGGCTAAAGAAGAGGCGTTTGATCTTGAAGGAAGGTGATTCAGATCCCAATTTATCTGTATCCGGGTCACTCACTAGAGTTAAACCAAGTGCTTTTAAAACTGGCTcaagatttaaaattactccAATAAAACCTTCTAAAGATTCATTTAAGTTTAG TGGTGGAGTGAGTGGAATAGGTTTTGACGAGGAGTTCCGGTTTATGTCTGTTTTGTGCCACAAAGAAAAGGGATTACAGCTATACACAGTAGGAGACAAGGAAAGGTTTAAGATAAAGTCGAAAAAAACTCTTTTTTTCGATAACTTTCTAATCAGAGATTTTGCTTTCAAGGACAATAACCTTTTACTCATAGGGAAGAATAAGAAACTACTCaaatatgatttaaaaaGCGG TTTAGGACAGAATATATTTAACGTAATAATTCCCCGAACGGAGTCTGCCTTAAAACAAATCTTCACCTCAAACCATAGTAACTATTATGCCATGACTTGTGCTAACACAGG AACCATATTATTGTGTGATTTCAAGGACAACTTACTGGTCCATAACTTTAAAATGAATTCAGAATGCGTT ATGTATGAGTTTGATATACGGGGTGGAAAATGCAGAAGAAAGTTTAAAGACCCAAATTCAGTACACGTCACAGCCTTTTCAGCTTTCAACTCAAATCGCAACTCCTATTTCGCCACAGGAACAAAATCAGGCTACGTCAACTTATACCATACAAACTCAGACAAACCGTTCAAA GTTTTGGATAATTTGACAACCGAAATAACAAGTTTGAAGTTGAGTGAGGAATTCGGACTCTTTTCCTCGGTCCATAAGAAAAACTCAGTGCGTTTGGTGTACAATGACAACTACAACGTGGTGGCAAACTGGCCCAATAACACGTCAAACCTGGGCCGCATCACAGCACTTGAATACTGTCAACCTCTTAATACAATAGTCCTGGGAACCAGATCAGGCCGAATACACTTTCATAccattaaaaaataa